The following coding sequences lie in one Trichoderma breve strain T069 chromosome 1, whole genome shotgun sequence genomic window:
- a CDS encoding ATP dependent DNA ligase domain-containing protein translates to MPFPFSHVCDLLEASYVLAKARKSSTSALIAWCSQHRNLIDAPDTNLAALLSTLLPEKRTDRVYCIQANSLERVIGRGLMLGSSRLKELSVYKQPGLGLDLADCVERILTVTPNPTLPERLQVTAEEIDEALHSIAAQVRWSSPSIRVSEATIAKPPARSGLEAVYRRLTAKEAKWFTRLVLKDFQPLVFDAYEVYRLCDPLLPSILKIREDFTIAIETMQRLRRETRSLYPDKSCIERERLSSIKPQLSVKGGVMSVEAKVDGEYCQIHVDVSKGRRGIQIFSKSGKDSTEDRERLIGIIIGSLGIGKAGCNIKTECILEGELAVFSESQKKILPFHHIRKHVARRGRFMNTGQDSPPRPHEHLMIVYYDILLLDGQSLLNVRHSERFKLLEKLVRCDKGQAELIQRQIINTSHPMAVSALRNAFAKVITERGEGLVLKSDQPYFNFSSDGTPFTNHCIKLKKDYIGRFGEVGDFAVVGAGFNAAKARSYNIENLKWTHFYVGCIDNREEVKRWNARPEFTVVNVVELNEAMLKSFSSFTNPKPVPVGENVETKLKAAAGAQPTPMTVAFTNPPVFDMRCFSFDKAGDTNWWSLRFPSVAKIHFDRDFSDVLSFTELQEIAERATSAHELEDSQDNLSWIAKLEQADPRGVAVDAATQLTATTMPTPSPRRASHNSSGSLPLARHVTGSSLERSLELLGAPVSESHRLAASQPSPTTHLSKTTPNLDHKRKRITFASALFSPPKKRRQSSRDDEPESTVPDRKPVSESPIRRPLGEIDGNSTQKPQKSEFPLTVCQSDNEDLNASPHFKQPQAKETDTGRQEHTAMQSAELSSSHLPLNDSAIVIPDSDDEDETDSDDATQPLTPVRSSHEQHSCDVGQERRPSEQSPGQTKTICQYAGLECQLVNRLVLLPSYFRKIDGVEPLFREHGLSNIIRDAETWIRDDTIDSSQPLDSQTGRNKILFVDTVEKEQETKALLSKLEDIRENIPEERREWISVFDWRVLNHLAIYEDAETTKKYYDGFHDPWRRWYSGLV, encoded by the exons ATGCCCTTCCCTTTTTCCCACGTCTGCGATCTGTTGGAGGCATCCTACGTACTAGCAAAAGCGCGAAAGTCTAGCACCTCGGCACTTATTGCATGGTGTTCTCAGCATCGCAACCTTATCGATGCACCAGACACAAACCTTGCAGCTCTACTGTCCACATTACTCCCTGAAAAGAGGACGGACAGGGTGTATTGCATACAAGCAAACAGCCTTGAGCGCGTCATCGGACGTGGCTTGATGCTTGGTTCGTCCCGTCTCAAAGAACTTTCGGTTTATAAACAACCGGGTCTTGGATTGGATCTTGCCGATTGTGTAGAGCGTATCTTGACTGTTACT CCGAACCCAACTCTTCCAGAGAGACTTCAAGTCACTGCTGAAGAAATTGACGAGGCTTTGCATTCCATTGCAGCCCAAGTAAGATGGAGCTCGCCATCTATACGGGTTTCAGAGGCAACCATTGCCAAACCGCCGGCTCGGAGTGGCTTGGAAGCCGTCTATAGACGACTGACTGCGAAAGAAGCGAAATGGTTCACACGGTTGGTTCTGAAAGACTTTCAACCACTGGTGTTTGATGCATATGAAGTTTATCGCTTGTGCGATCCTCTTCTGCCATCAATTTTGAAAATTCGTGAAGACTTTACAATCGCCATCGAGACCATGCAACGGCTGAGGAGAGAAACGCGCTCTCTATACCCTGATAAATCATGCATTGAGCGGGAGCGATTATCGTCAATCAAACCACAACTATCCGTCAAA GGTGGTGTAATGAGCGTCGAAGCAAAAGTGGATGGAGAATACTGCCAGATCCACGTTGATGTTAGCAAGGGTAGGCGCGGCATTCAAATCTTTTCCAAGAGTGGAAAAGACAGCACCGAAGATAGAGAGCGATTAATCGG GATCATCATTGGTTCATTGGGAATAGGAAAGGCTGGATGCAATATCAAAACTGAGTGCATCCTGGAAGGAGAATTGGCTGTTTTCAGCGAATCG caaaagaaaatcctACCCTTTCATCATATTCGAAAGCACGTCGCCCGTCGTGGTCGATTTATGAACACAGGCCAGGACTCACC CCCGAGGCCTCATGAGCACTTAATGATAGTGTACTACGATATTTTGCTTCTCGATGGCCAGTCTTTGTTAAATGTTCGGCACTCAGAAAGATTCAAGCTACTCGAGAAACTAGTTCGTTGTGATAAGGGACAAGCGGAACTCATACAAAGGCAAATTATCAACACTAGTCATCCCATGGCGGTCTCGGCGCTGCGGAATGCATTCGCCAAAGTCATTACAGAGAGGGGCGAGGGATTGGTATTAAAATCAGACCAGCCTTATTTCAACTTTTCGAGCGATGGAACACCGTTTACAAACCACTGCATTAAGCTCAAGAAAGACTACATCGGCCGCTTTGGAGAGGTTGGCGATTTCGCTGTGGTTGGTGCTGGATTCAATGCCGCCAAAGCGAGGTCCTACAATATTGAGAACCTCAAGTGGACTCATTTCTATGTTGGCTGCATTGACAACAGAGAGGAAGTCAAAAGATGGAATGCGAGGCCAGAGTTTACTGTTGTCAACGTTGTTGAGCTAAATGAGGCTATGCTCAAGTCATTCTCATCGTTCACGAATCCAAAGCCGGTACCAGTTGGAGAAAACGTCGAAACTAAACTGAAAGCTGCTGCCGGGGCTCAGCCGACGCCGATGACTGTGGCATTTACAAATCCTCCCGTTTTCGACATGAGATGCTTCAGCTTTGACAAAGCAGGCGACACAAACTGGTGGAGCTTGCGATTCCCGTCCGTTGCAAAGATCCATTTCGATCGAGATTTCTCCGATGTGCTCTCATTTACTGAGCTACAAGAAATTGCAGAGCGCGCCACATCAGCGCATGAACTAGAAGATAGTCAGGACAATCTTTCATGGATCGCAAAATTAGAGCAAGCCGATCCAAGAGGAGTGGCTGTTGACGCCGCTACGCAGTTGACAGCAACAACGatgccaacaccatcaccgcGACGAGCCTCTCACAATTCCTCAggctctctgcctctggcCAGACATGTTACTGGGAGCTCTCTAGAACGATCCCTTGAGTTGCTGGGTGCCCCGGTATCCGAGTCCCACAGACTTGCTGCATCACAGCCATCTCCCACAACACATCTATCGAAAACAACCCCCAACCTTGATCATAAAAGGAAGCGCATTACTTTTGCATCGGCCTTGTTTTCTCCACCAAAGAAACGCCGTCAATCTTCTAGAGATGATGAGCCCGAATCAACAGTTCCAGATCGCAAACCTGTATCCGAATCCCCCATACGACGTCCACTGGGAGAGATAGATGGCAACTCTACACAGAAGCCCCAGAAATCGGAGTTCCCTTTGACTGTCTGCCAATCTGACAACGAAGATTTGAACGCCTCCCCTCACTTTAAGCAGCCTCAAGCAAAAGAGACGGACACTGGCAGACAGGAGCACACTGCGATGCAATCAGCGGAGCTGTCATCTTCCCATTTGCCGTTGAATGATAGCGCCATCGTCATACCTGAtagcgatgatgaggatgagactGACAGTGATGACGCAACCCAGCCACTAACCCCTGTCCGCAGCAGCCATGAACAGCACAGTTGCGATGTTGGACAGGAACGGAGACCTTCAGAGCAAAGCCCTGGCCAAACTAAGACCATCTGTCAATATGCCGGTCTTGAATGCCAACTAGTAAATCGACTTGTTCTGCTACCGTCCTATTTTCGAAAAATCGATGGGGTTGAACCGTTGTTTCGAGAACACGGATTATCAAACATTATCCGAGATGCCGAAACCTGGATCAGAGATGATACAATCGATAGTTCTCAGCCACTAGACAGCCAAACAGGTCGTAACAAGATTCTGTTTGTTGATACGGTAGAGAAGGAACAAGAGACGAAGGCGCTGCTGTCTAAACTAGAGGACATCCGTGAAAATATCCCagaagagagacgggagTGGATAAGCGTATTTGACTGGAGGGTGCTCAACCATCTCGCCATTTATGAGGACGCAGAGACTACGAAGAAATATTACGATGGATTCCATGATCCGTGGCGGCGTTGGTATTCAGGGTTGGTTTAA
- a CDS encoding RWD domain-containing protein has translation MSEDLRDEVEALNSIYGEGCLVPSEDQDESPASSSTTYILQLPGDEASSLRLQFPHTYPAEPPAVLGTQHSSGGRRGAGARDLGVFREALGTVFQPGSVCLFDAVEEFVRRMEEEREREELLQQQEGDDADDAEGANADRGERAVDAEQTDFATMTPPPWTLSEVVVENKSTFVAHVAKVTSPAEAKLFLQHLLWSDRRIRSATHNITAWRIRGPGGTSYSDCDDDGEDAAGGRLLHLLQLMEVWDAMVVVTRWYGGVKLGPRRFALINSVARDGLVRAGLGDGGGKEKDKKKGK, from the coding sequence ATGTCCGAAGACCTCCGTGATGAGGTAGAAGCTCTCAACTCAATCTACGGCGAGGGCTGTCTCGTCCCCTCCGAAGACCAAGATGAGAGCCCGGCATCCTCATCTACAACATATATATTACAGCTGCCCGGCGATGAAGCCTCTTCACTGCGGCTACAGTTTCCACATACATATCCAGCTGAGCCTCCGGCGGTATTAGGCACGCAGCACAGTTCcggagggagaagaggcgcGGGCGCAAGGGACCTGGGTGTATTTAGGGAAGCCCTAGGGACGGTATTCCAGCCGGGAAGCGTGTGTCTGTTCGATGCAGTGGAAGAATTTGTGAGAaggatggaagaggagagggaaagggaggAGTTGCTTCAGCAACAAGAAGGGGACGACGCTGACGATGCCGAAGGGGCGAATGCAGATCGGGGAGAGCGCGCAGTGGACGCCGAACAGACGGATTTCGCAACCATGACGCCTCCCCCATGGACTCTATCAGAAGTCGTAGTAGAGAACAAATCGACGTTTGTGGCTCACGTTGCAAAAGTCACGTCACCAGCAGAAGCGAAGCTCTTTCTGCAGCACCTGCTCTGGTCTGATCGGCGCATCCGCTCGGCGACGCACAACATCACGGCGTGGAGGATACGCGGACCAGGAGGCACGAGCTATTCCGACTgcgacgatgacggcgaagatgctgctggtggGAGATTGTTGCATTTGCTGCAGTTGATGGAGGTTTGGGATGCGATGGTTGTGGTTACGAGGTGGTATGGGGGCGTGAAGCTTGGGCCGAGGAGGTTTGCTTTGATTAATAGCGTGGCGAGGGATGGGCTTGTGAGGGCTGGGTTGGGGGATGGGGGTGGGAAGGAgaaggataagaagaaggggaagtga
- a CDS encoding 2OG-Fe(II) oxygenase superfamily domain-containing protein: protein MAAAATANIPIIDISGDQDVVAKQLVDAAHEHGFIYIRNLGADISASSIDGAFALSRKLFDAPLAEKQACTIQTNNRGWSGMHSETLDPKTQKVGDFKEAFNFGEFIDGKAQQPLPPTIAADEPQVSAFADSCHKLCRKLLHLLGIGLDVGDFFSSAHSTNGESSSILRLLRYPPPDQASHSSDDIRAGAHSDYGSVTLLFRLKGQAGLELQKKDGSWAPVPVCPPGSENDPSPPILINIGDLLSYWTNGLFRSTVHRVVFPSDNAASKVEGETSAGPRYSIAFFCHPAGSVALEPVPSERVRNFIPDESAPNENPYAERKVMTANEHLFMRLKASYGTLYDDEKKP from the exons atggctgctgctgctactgcaaACATCCCCATCATCGACATCTCCGGTGACCAGGATGTCGTCGCCAAGCAGCTGGTCGACGCTGCTCACGAGCACGGCTTCATTTACATAAGAAATCTCGGAGCCGATATATCTGCTAGCAGCATTGATGGGGCTTTTGCACTG TCTCGGAAGCTGTTCGATGCTCCTCTCGCAGAGAAGCAGGCGTGCACTATTCAGACAAATAACCGCGGCTGGTCTGGCATGCACTCGGAGACTCTAGACCCCAAAACCCAAAAG GTCGGAGACTTCAAAGA GGCCTTCAACTTTGGCGAATTCATCGATGGGAAAGCCCAGCAGCCCCTCCCGCCCACCATCGCCGCCGACGAGCCTCAGGTCAGCGCATTTGCAGACTCGTGCCACAAACTCTGCCGGAAGCTCCTCCACCTGCTCGGAATCGGCCTCGAT GTTGGcgatttcttctcctcagcaCACAGCACCAATGGCGAATCCAGCTCCATCTTGCGGCTCCTCCGCTACCCGCCACCTGACCAGGCCTCTCACTCCAGCGACGACATCCGTGCCGGCGCGCACTCTGACTACGGCTCCGTCACGCTGCTCTTCCGGCTGAAAGGTCAGGCAGGACTGGAATTACAAAAGAAAGACGGCTCTTGGGCCCCTGTCCCGGTCTGCCCTCCCGGCTCAGAGAACGATCCCAGCCCTCCTATTCTGATCAACATTGGAGACCTGCTTTCTTACTGGACCAACGGACTGTTCAGAAGCACCGTCCACAGGGTGGTCTTCCCATCTGATAATGCAGCAAGCAAGGTAGAGGGCGAGACTAGCGCCGGACCGCGTTACTCGATTGCTTTCTTCTGTCATCCTGCAGGATCGGTGGCGTTGGAGCCTGTGCCTAGTGAAAGAGTGAGGAACTTTATTCCGGATGAGAGTGCGCCAAATGAGAACCCATATGCTGAGAGGAAGGTAATGACGGCGAATGAGCATCTTTTCATGAGATTAAAGGCTAGCTACGGTACTTTGTacgatgatgaaaagaagccGTGA